From a single Fusarium fujikuroi IMI 58289 draft genome, chromosome FFUJ_chr03 genomic region:
- a CDS encoding related to multidrug resistance protein, producing the protein MNSSLSSGNPSEGSPLLEDRYHDDAPRNIENEQTSDDDTPKALYSDKKLHLVVAAVGIGVYLAAADQLLTVATYAKIGNELNALNNTSWIATAYFLTLTSSQPLYGKLSDIFGRKPCLLFAYIVFSLGCLGCGLAQDMAQLCAARAVAGIGGGGMNSVVAILLSDLVPLKDRGVWQGKISILFFAGTATGAPLGGILADSVGWRWSFLGQVPLCFLAFVAVYIVLDVPPVEHDHWLTKVRKVDFLGAFTLVAAVVALLLGLDSGSNLGWSHIMTFVALSSTPVLFGLFLLIEINVASHPFAPGHIIFDRSLFACYGVGFFSGAGQTSTIFFLPLVFQAVQGLGAAQSGSLLVPGMVAGVAGSLLGGWMIKRTEKFYAITLSAYALVLVSVIPMGMFVWLRSAAGETIGLTIMSFGAGCAFVTTLIGLLANAAAEDTAVVVACSYLFRSLGASIGISTGSAVLQQVLRIQLAARLPDGEEARKIEEKVRQSLDYIKELPPHLADQVRSSYQIAGISSLALISIYLAVSFLLAFWIKEKPLRR; encoded by the exons ATGAACAGCAGTTTGAGCTCAGGGAACCCGTCAGAAGGTTCACCCCTTCTTGAAGATCGTTATCATGACGATGCACCAAGAAACATTGAAAACGAACAGACATCAGATGACGATACTCCCAAAGCACTATACAGTGACAAGAAGTTGCATCTCGTAGTCGCAGCTGTCGGAATCGGT GTCTACCTCGCTGCGGCCGATCAACTTCTAACAGTTGCAACTTATGCCAAGATTGGTAACGAACTAAATGCCTTGAACAATACCAGTTGGATTGCTACCGC ATACTTCCtaaccttgacaagctctCAACCTCTCTACGGTAAACTGAGCGACATATTTGGCCGCAAGCCATGCCTGCTCTTTGCCTACATTGTCTTTTCTCTAGGCTGTCTGGGTTGTGGCCTTGCCCAGGATATGGCACAACTATGTGCTGCGCGAGCCGTGGCAGGTataggaggaggaggcatgaACTCTGTTGTCGCCATCCTTCTGAGTGATCTCGTACCGCTCAAGGATCGTGGTGTGTGGCAAGGCAAGATCagtattctcttcttcgccgGGACTGCTACTGGAGCTCCCCTTGGAGGGATTTTGGCTGATTCAGTGGGCTGGCGATG GTCGTTTCTTGGTCAAGTCCCGCTGTGCTTCCTTGCTTTCGTGGCCGTCTATATCGTCCTCGATGTTCCACCTGTTGAACACGATCACTGGCTTACCAAGGTCCGCAAGGTTGACTTTCTCGGTGCTTTTACTCTCGTGGCGGCTGTAGTTgctctcctccttggtctgGACTCTGGCTCTAACCTCGGGTGGTCACATATCATGACTTTCGTCGCTCTATCTTCGACTCCAGTTCTGTTTGGCTTATTTCTTCTGATCGAAATTAACGTGGCTTCTCATCCATTTGCGCCTGGTCACATAATATTTGATCGTAGCTTATTCGCCTGCTATGGGGTGGGTTTCTTCTCGGGGGCGGGACAGACATCAACCATCTTCTTTCTACCTCTCGTCTTTCAAGCTGTTCAGGGCCTAGGTGCTGCTCAGAGTGGTTCCTTGCTTGTCCCAGGCATGGTTGCAGGTGTCGCAGGTTCACTTCTAGGTGGCTGGATGATCAAAAGAACAGAAAAGTTCTACGCCATAACATTATCGGCTTACGCACTCGTCCTCGTTTCAGTCATCCCCATGGGCATGTTCGTCTGGCTCCGTTCAGCCGCTGGAGAGACTATTGGCCTTACTATTATGTCATTCGGAGCCGGTTGTG CGTTTGTGACAACGCTTATTGGTCTGCTCGCAAATGCTGCAGCTGAAGACACTGCTGTCGTTGTGGCGTGCTCGTATCTCTTCCGATCCCTCGGGGCTAGTATAGGCATCAGTACTGGATCTGCTGTACTTCAGCAAGTTCTTCGAATACAGTTGGCAGCTCGGCTTCCCGACGGGGAAGAAGCGCGTAAGATCGAAGAGAAAGTTCGTCAGAGTCTTGACTATATCAAAGAACTACCGCCTCATTTGGCAGATCAGGTTCGGTCGAGTTACCAAATCGCAGGGATTTCATCACTTGCCTTGATTTCTATTTACCTTGCGGTATCATTTTTATTGGCGTTCTGGATTAAGGAGAAACCTCTGAGGAGATAG